The following nucleotide sequence is from Gallus gallus isolate bGalGal1 chromosome 37, bGalGal1.mat.broiler.GRCg7b, whole genome shotgun sequence.
CTGCGGCTGGCTGGCCTCAGCCTGAGATGTTGATGCTTCCATCTCCTCAGgttctttctgcctgctcttcttAGCCCTGCGCCTCAGAAGTCTGACTGAGTCGCATGCCAGAAGTGGAAGCCGGGATGGAGTGCCTTGCGATGCCTGCGACGGGCTGGACTGAGCCCTTGAGGAAGGTCTGGAATCGTTGCTGAAAGATTCGTTGGCTTTGGGCAACTTCAGCACCGCAGCCACACGATGGGCTTTTTCCGCTTCCCGTTCTTCCTCACGGAAGCTCACGTGTTTGATTCCCGGGGCTTGGCCCAGGTCTTCTTGGCTGTCTGTttctgcctggccctgcagctggcaggtcagCGGCTGCTTTTGGTCTTCAGGCACTCCAGGGATGGCTGGCAGCAGACTGAAaggacagagcaggaggggTCCGCCTGAGTGGGTGATGGTTTTGGGGCCGCGTCCTGCAAGCCGGagccaggacccttggctgcaacacagccttccccacagacagctcagcgGCTGCCCCGTGGCTCTCCCCCGTGGGATCCAGAGaggggccagccctgtgagctggggggctcctggcgtccccatcccagcactgttgGGCAGCCAGAAACAGGGACCCTTTGGGGCTAGGGAATGGGCTCTCGTTGGCTCAGTCAATCACCCCCATGCACATGCCAAgccagagcctccagcctcacctggacgTAGAGCTCTCCTTGCGCAGTAAGCTCCTTATCCTTCGGAGTTTTCCTCCATCTAGACTGTCCGAGCTCAAGCGTTTGATGAAAGTTGGCTTGCCAGCAAATCTCACTGGGattgggaaggcagaggagactTACCGTCAACCCTTTGGCTCACTCACCAGGGGCGCTCAGGCCTGTTCCCAGAACATGCGAGAGGgccgctctgctccccccactgcTGACATCTGTGCCGCCCGCGGACCCTCCCTGAAACCATCTCTGGCCCCACTCCTCCTCTCTGCCATCTTGGGACTCTCTTTTGGGAGTGCATTAGTGACGCTGGCTTTGGGAAAGCGGAGCTGGGTGGTGACGATGAGCTGACAGGGTGACTTTTGGGGACCATATCCTTTTGTTGGGGAGGGCGGGGCCTAAGGTGCCGAGGTGCTCCTGCCAtagccagggatgggggcacgtCACAGCCAGCGCCTTGGTTTTGGAGAGGCCAACAATTCCTCGTGGGAAGAGGCCGTGCTGAGCTGGCGTGAAGCTTTGACGTAAGTCAGAGCCCTTGGCTGATGTTCAGCAAGGGATTTCCCATCTCAAGTTGGTGGCTTGTGCCCTGGAAAGGCGCTGgatgctgctttacctttcttgccctggccgagaggtggcaaagcctcctcttcctttggTTTCCCCTCCGCAGGGATGCCTCCTGAGGACCTGCGGGATATCCCAGGTGGTGGTTTGGGGACAAACTCCATTTGAAACCTGTACGCGAGGAGACGACAGTGAGCGGTGGGACGCAGCGCTCCACCAATCCTTGTTGCTCTCTCTGATTGCCTGCTGACAGGCCCATTTTCATGCTGCATGATGGCCACTGCTTTCTAAAGgcttcagcagggccaggctgagagcaacctgatgtggcggtaggtgtccctgttccctgcaggggagtgggactaggtgccctttccgggttccttccagctcaaatgatgcGATGATTCTATGCCATATCCtcgtgggcagggcagggacacCCATGGTCACAAGGAACAAATGCTACGgcatgagagctgagcagctgcagcaagcagcagctacagccccCAACATACTCACTTGGGAAAGACGACGAGGCAGCCAGAGAGTGCCAGGGAGGCCACCGGTGCCGCTCGGGACACCACcatgtccagcagccagggggcctgcaggggaggaacagggaggatgtgggATGTCCTTGTGACGGCTGAGGCACTGGGCGCACAAGAagcccaaggcagggagggCTGACGGCACCGCAGCACTTGCACGGCgcgagcagctggccaggtgctGGTGGTAGAAAGCTACAGCTCACCTTGAGAAGAGCTTTCCTGAACTTCTCTTTCCCTGACAGCTTCTCAAGGAAGTCGTAATAGAATTTCATGTGGAAGGTCAGTCCATCGATGTGGAGCACTCCAATGTCCTTGAAGACAACGGCAACGTTCTCCCCATTCTTcaggcagccagagagcagggacacggtgctttggatgcaAGCCTGCGCTgtctgccaggtcacagaggcagctgcagccacctcGCTGCTCTTGAGCGGCTCCAGCTTcctatgggctgaaaaatggGAGGGACGGAGTTGATGATACGGTTGGTTTTCCGCAGTGCTTCCCTGGAACTGCTTCCTGTGGCCATCAGCCAGAACGGCCCCATGTTTGGCTGGGCTCCTCCGAGGGGGAGGTTTGCTTTGGAGAATGGAGGCGGTGGCCCTGTTGGCCCTGTGCGTGAAGCCAGCAAAGCTTTAATCCTCCCTCCTACCTGGCAGGGACTCCCTGCGGGGCTTGAGGTGGTGCACGGCTATGAGGTTTCCAGACAAGTGAAAGACGGGCCACCGCAGAGTCACGGTCCCGTCCTCAGTCCTGATGTCTCtggagatggtgtcaaaggaTCCGAAGGTGGGAATCCAGACCCCCTACAAGTGGTAGAGAAAGGAAGGGTGGCAGGGTTATGGGCCGgctggctggaggaagagcccaTGTAGCGGTCCAAGGCAGGGACGGAGCTCAGGAGCCCTCTCTCGCTGTTCAGAGGCACAAGCCAGGGCATCGGgaatggctttgggaaggggctgcacagTCCTCTCCTTCGCCTCgccctcccaaatgcagcacagcagtcagggcagaagcagcctgaTGGGATCCAGAGGCTTCCCGCGAGCGGGATCAGCCCTGAGACAGGACAGCGCCCAGCACAAGTGATCCTGCGGGATTTGCAGGAAGCCCATGGCATGCCCAGTAGAGACACGTGGGGtgatttcctgctttctgtggaggggaagagtgGGAGGAAGTCTTGGCTGaggaggacagggagaggaggaacccGGCAGCCAAcccaccttctgcaccaggaggtgctctTGTACGTAGgcggccaccgcatcccagacggcaactcgctctggagggcaaaggaaaagcaggtcacACTCTGCACCTGCCGCTTCCCGGCAGCCCTCCCGCTGCCAGGCGGGAGTGAGGTGGCAGATGGAAAGTGTCGTCTGCGTGCCAGGattggctgcagcagcgctcctgtggtggctgtggagccGTGTACCTTCGGTGTCGGTGCAGGTGGGTATGGAGGCACGCCTCGCTGCGGGGCCATCCTCGCAGAAGCTCATCCTGTTCCGCCTCGTGCCAGCGGGTTGCTCCTTGTTGGCGCCAGCCATgccggagctcatcccttcaggTGCGTCTGCTCTCTaccagatgctccttcaggatgCAGGACCCACCAGCGTGCACCGCCTTCATACCCCTCCCGGGTGGCCGTGTCACAAACGTCGCCACGGCGACGCGGTGACagcgtggccagtgctggccgcCGCCCATGATGACgctggcaccagcagcctgctgcccaccccgggtggcagtgctggcacctctctgtttcctctctcttctcttctttgctctCCATGTTATGTGACTCGTTTTTCTTTCGTAGCCGTTGCCTGAATTGATCTTCAAGTTGTTGACACAGAAACAACTCCTGTTCCAAAGGACTCTACGCGTAACGTTGAAGACCTGTTGCCAGAAGGTTTCTTAGTTTTGCCTGGCAGttttttccttgattctttGTTGGAACGCTCACTGAATTACCCGGCATTGATCCTCGACGTCATTGTGGTGACTGCGTCGCACCCGCAACCCTAGCGGGCAGGGAGTGCTGTGTTTGGGGGATCTGCACCTGCACTccccttctgctgtcctttcttccctgtagcctcgcttgcttttgcatttgcactTCTCTTAGGCTCTTGgttcttccctgtattctccctgcttttccgtctgcattctcactcttttcctgttttttctcttctgcttctcttctgctgttctatcCTCTGTgtatcctcactgctctttcatctctATCCTTGCTCTTCGgcgtttttttcccctgcttcctcTCCGTACTTCAtctgccctgcttttcttccctgtaacgtgacatctcttttcttctgcatctgctctcctcctcctctttcttccctgtattctcactGCTCATTCTcgtgcagctgtgctcctcttctgctgttctttcctccttgtatcCTCACTCTTCTGATGGTTTCCATTGCATCTCACCACTGCACTTCCacctgcatctgcttttctcttctgctgtatgtttccctgcttcctcactcctctttcttctgcattggctctactcttctgctcttctttcttccctcactcCTTTTCCATCTGCCCACCTCTTAggctctcccttcttttctatcctccctgctctttcctctgcattctcaCTCTCCTGTTCTTATTCCCCTGCATCATCctcactccttttccctctgcatcagcactgctcttctgttggattttgtttcctgttgccaGACTTGTCtttattctgcatctgcactcctcttcccctgttctttcttctctgtatcctcactcctctttctgctgcctctgctctcctctctgcttttctttgttccctgtattctcacttgtctttcttctgactgctcttgaagagagagagcaggaccctgcagtttgagagagaagggcctcacagcaagaaaggggaaagcagcttcacaaagtagaaacaaggggcaaatagagatagtttaggtagagagtgttagaaaacaaggggttccaagcactttcacagacactgggtctggaatagcaaggaggatgaaggccatagagataagggctggagagcagcttgaaaaaacatttggcagggaggtgattagttgtctacagggcaagttgaaagtggtttgggggatgcccccccttcagggtcagaagtttgcagcgaggaagacgACGAGCCTTTGTGAGGAAGACtgcaagccttcatcatcacgacctactacgcccgcgcaagggggggagggactgcatgctaatgggctctcgggaatgtaatgaagatgtatctgaattcctgtcacctactgattatgtattagtttgacctataactatagcaccatttctcctgGCGGggtgcaagttaggtggaacgatcccccttgcaccagggtgtacgcgcgtcaccaataaacacatagcTGCTccatatccttactggctatagggtctgatttccgcacgtcagtCTGTCACATAGGTCTGGGTAGGAACTTACTGGCattggcagggccctttcttgccactcctctgcTATTATCGATTAAATCTATCAAGAAATCATAATGGCTGTTCTCTGTAAAACCAACACGTAACCTTGTTCCTTCTGCAAGCAACCAAGCCCAACACACGCTGGTAGTGTTGGTAGCTTCTACACTGGTAGAAGGGAAGATAAATCCCTTCAACGTGCTGAACTGCTGTGTAGAATGAGCTCTGTTTTAATCTCGTTCCTCTACGATGCTCAGCTTTCCTAGCTTCTCCCCTGCCTAAGCACACCCTTCTGTCCCTTGGCATTAACCATCATGCACAGCGGGATCAAATCTGagctctgtctcctcctgcttctttccagaaggatgagacaaacagcagaaaacaaccagccTCCACAGCTAACTCGTTTGGGGTTGCTCCGGACGTGTGGATGTTCCCTTCCATGGCCCAGGCCAAGctcgctgagctgctcctcctttgtgcaggggaAGACCGGTGCAGGTGCAATGCgctggctatgcacagcatgccttttccttgcttttcctctccccgTCTTCCACGAGCAAACAGCATCTCAACTCTTTCCTTGCTCAGAAACCACTTAGgtaaaaaagaactggcaagcTTGCTTTCAGAATTACCTTCTCTGTACGACCTGCTGCTTTAAAGCACCAGCTCTCCTAGCAATGACCTGCCTCTGGCATGCTCAGCCTGcagggaaaagttattcctctgtgtctgcaggctTTGCTCGCATTCCCAGGTGCAAGAGTCAGTCTAGAGCTCAGCCCAGCTTTACCAACAACAGAAATCCAGTTGAtgccagctgtgtttttctctcttctgaaacaccgtactgctgcaagaagcaatgtTGCAAATGCTTCTTTATTGTACAAAAGCTaggaaatagctttttttctaGAGATTTCCAGACGAGGCATACTTTTCAAGGAGGCACCAGGCAAGTGGAGACAACGGAAAGCACTGGCAAGTCAAAGCTTGGTTAAAAGCTTTCATGTGAGACCTAATGGCATCTTTTCCCATGCAGGTCAGCTACGGTGACGATAAACCATGTCCAAAAGCTTCACTGCATGAGAACGCCACATGCAAAAGATTAGAAGCTGCAGAGATATAAATTCatctcagcccagaaatcctTCCCTGTGTGTATTGCCTGGAGTTCCAAGACTGCAGAGCCAGAATCATTCTCCTCCTCTGGGTGCAGTCTAGGAGATGGACACCTCCAACCACGcacacttccacagctcttcctttctcatcaAGTCAGGCCTTGACACAGGAGATGTTTTTGTCCCCTCTTTTTCCTGAGGTTACCCCCCGCTGCCTCTGTTGCCGTGTTTTACTTGACCACTAACAAAAAAGTAGTTCTAAATAATTCAGCCTGGGATTCTTCACATAGTAATGTAATGCGAGGAGCTGGGGCTTTCCAGAAGAACAACCGTTTTGCTAAGGAAACACGCCATTTGGGATGGGGACTCTACACAGCTCCTAAGCAGAAGGTGGTGGGGCTCTCACGTCActc
It contains:
- the LOC121108172 gene encoding uncharacterized protein LOC121108172, translated to MKMGLSAGNQREQQGLVERCVPPLTVVSSLSSAFPIPVRFAGKPTFIKRLSSDSLDGGKLRRIRSLLRKESSTSSLLPAIPGVPEDQKQPLTCQLQGQAETDSQEDLGQAPGIKHVSFREEEREAEKAHRVAAVLKLPKANESFSNDSRPSSRAQSSPSQASQGTPSRLPLLACDSVRLLRRRAKKSRQKEPEEMEASTSQAEASQPQESSADRAGFLPPINEETQSPQRQPPNSKAPPRRKGTHYPR